A segment of the Dunckerocampus dactyliophorus isolate RoL2022-P2 chromosome 19, RoL_Ddac_1.1, whole genome shotgun sequence genome:
CGCATCGTAGAGCTGCAGAAGGAAAACCGGATTCTCAAGCACGTAGGTTCCTCGAGTTCTGACTGATGATAATGCTCAAGTTTTGATTGACATGGTCAGGGAGGTGTTAGTTTAACCACATGTTAATGAGATCCATCCATCGTTTCCGTGCCACAGCTTCAGCTGCGCCAGGAGAAAGCCTTGCAGAACTACACGGACGCCGAGAACAAAATCTCCCAGATGCTGTCGTGCCACGCCAACGAGACCCACGTGCTGCGCGAGCGACTCCGGCGCACTCAGGAGCGGGAGCGTGTTGCCGAGCGTCGGCTGAAGGAGAAGGAGGCGCAGCTGATGAGGAGTCAGGTGACGGTCGGCCGCATGAAGAAGCTGGTGGAGCAGCGGGAGTTGGGAGCCCGCGAGGAGCTGACCTGTaagctggaggaggagagggcACGCACGCAGGAGGTTGAACTCAAGATGAAGGTATTAAGGTCATTTACATCCACTGAGGTTCCAAATGGACTTGTCATTTTCTGCAGGATCTTCACATAAGCATTTATTTACCTCAACTACAAAGAGGACGGGCGAGATAACTGGAGAGAGACTGTTACAtcttaaatgtgaaaaattgcCATGAATAAGTTCTTTGTTTaagctttaataatgatttggagtgcatgagaaaatggAAAGGAAAAGGCAGCTAGCAATTCAACATTTTCCAATATGTTAACATTGGTCGTTATCGTAGCTTAACTATTTAAACCATCATTTGTGGGCAGTAATGTGCCACATTTCTATCCCGTGTGCGTTACAGGAGCTGGAGAGGAACATGGAGCTGAGCAGCAGCAGTCACCAGAGACAGCTCGCCGCAGAGAGGAGGAAGATGCTCATTGCTCAGGAAGAGATCAAGACTCTGCAGAAGGAGCTCGACCAACTCACCAATAAACTCAGGGTGCATAACTGCAACGATACAGTCACATACCGCATAAAAAAAGCATGTTGTCCtaattatttcatgtttttgcaggaaaaagaaAGGGAACTAGAGACGAAGAACATTTACGCTCACCGCATGGGGAAACTCCCACTGAGGAAAGTCACCGAGGGTGAGCCCAAATCAAAGCGTAAGGCTCGTttaatcatctttttttcttttcttcccaTTGAATCATTTAAGCATTATTTAATAAGCTGGTCTGAAGTAAAGGGAGCTCCAGGGAGCCTGTGGgtaattgaaaatgcttaatttttaaTGTGGCATTGAtttttaaagtgctttaaaagCTTGACTGAATAGTTTATTAGAGAAATAATCTAAAAATGCacattaacatgttttttttaaatttatttcaaAGCCACGTGCTTGAAAAGTGACTTTGTCTTGTCGCACAAGTCCCTAGTAGTACCCACGTAAAGGGGGTGCAGGCCCAAGACCGAACGTGCAGCCCAGATTTCCCCTCGCCGCCTCCCGCTGTCATTGATGCTATAGAGAACAATGATCCAGCACCTGATGGATACCTGTCGCTCAAGGTAAGCTAAATATTTAGGGTCAGTTGAAGGGATTTTGCTAACAAACAGCACCAACAATAACTCTGTTTATGTCTTTTGTCCCATGTGATGTCACCAGCAACTGGACAAGGTGGATGGACCGCCAGAGACGGGCAAACGTCCAAAccaggagcagcagcagcagcatcagaaGAAGACGGAAGACATAAGATGTACAAGTGAGCAGGAGGCAAAAGAGGAACAACCCGCAGGGTGGGACAAGGCAGAGAAGGAGGACGAGGAGAGAAAGATTGCCAGCTTCTTAACAAATTTGAGAGAGGGGAGCAGCAGCAGGAAGAGCGGCCATGTCCAAGAGGAAGTGGACAGGTGGAACCAAGAGGCGGCCGAGGCACGTCGCAGAAAGGACCAGCTTCTGGCTAAGATGCGGGAAATCGACCTTCAAAACGAGGGCGTGCGGAAATCCGTCTTCGGCGACTCCTTTGCGTCCAACACAGCTCCCGCTGAGCCTCCCTCCTCTCACGTGGAGGATCCGAGTTTGGCTGCTGGAGATGGAAACAGGGAGGCTGGACGGAGACGAAGCCTGCGCTCCCAAAAATCCAACGAGGACTTAATTTTCGGGAGTTACATTCCTTCTTTTGGAAATTCCCGAAGCGTTCCCCCTGCGCCTGTCAAAGAGGACGGCGACTCCGCGTTGGAGGCGATTGGCGTTTTCAGCCTCAAGGGGGCGGAATTGGACAAAAAGCAAGCGAGTGACGACGTCACAAACAACAAGAAGTCCATTCTCATGCAGCAGCTGTTTGGCTCTCTGGCGACACCGTCTGGCAACACTAACAAAAGTGACATCCTGGACTtgagcagcaatggcgtgcGTTCAGGGCCCCGCTCGGGACGCATGAGCTTCAGCACGTCAGCGCCGCCGTCGGCCTCCTTGGACGCCCGACACGTCGTAGAGAGCCGGCCGACTGTGCGCGCCATCGCCTCGTTCGACGACGACATCGAGGAGCtcatattataacatgtttttaGCGACTAGACAAACTCAGCACTCAAGTGTGTGTCGAATATGGCTGACATTagcttgtgtttattttttttgttgcactttGAAATGGTTTTAATTTATTGCACTTGGTACAatctaacaaaaacaaaaataatgtgttttcaAATCTCttctgtttagttttttttaatttattattctgttatttaaaattttaagtCTTGGATTAAATGTGcacgataaaaaaaaacgttgagTCATTCATTTACACTTTACACAACAAATAATACAAGAGCTGCACACACAATTCAAACATTGGCTctctttattattgtgtttgatTTTTATGATACtttgttattgtattatttcttgGAAACACTTACATATCGCCTAATGTGTCGCCTAATAACTGTCAACTGACCCAATCTCCCCGCCCCTCCAGCGGTAGGTGCCGGCTCTCAAACTTAAGTGGACAGTGCGAGGACTGGGGGGGGATTAAgagtttttcctttcctttttcggAGGGGGTACATATAGTGGTCTCCACTCCTTTCTGCTTCATAACAACTTGTCGAGAAGTTAACATTTTAACTGCTGTGTAACGAGCTGTTTATGCCGGAAGTGGTTCAACGCGCAACCAGGAGTCACGTGGTAAGAGTAAAACATACATTGTTATGCTAATGATTATTAGCTCTTCAGTAGCTTCCAGACATGAAGCACTGTTCCCTTGTATTTATCAGAAATACGaatgctgtttttatttaagtATAACTTCAATTATTTCTACGGAAAGTATAAGTAAAACTATTAAACCATAAACACAAAGTGGCTCATTCCGGGATATTGCTGTAGCTGTGGTAAAGTTTCAAAGGTTCCGGTTTTTTCTTGTATATAGTAGAAAAGCTAAAtatttattagtagtagtagcaatatattttttactggTATAATGAATGTTCACTaaactgtatttacagtaaACACGGTACTTTCATGGACAAATTTGCTGACTGTGTTCTCCATTTAGACGCTTTTGGCCATCCCAAACCACAAAGTATATTTTATTGCTGAACTTAGTTTTTAATGCAGCCACCAGATGATCTTTAGACCAAAAAGGAATGTCGGAATGAAGATTATTGGCTGTTGGTGatctttttcccctttttggtgcttaaatgtaattattaggattactattttttttgtcGTAAAGCACTtccatttgtgtgtgtatatatgcaaacacacactcaaGGATGTTCCTCCTCCTTGATTCATGCTGTGAATAATCACAAAATCCACCCCAAAGCATTTTAAAGCCACTCAGATTTCTCTTTTTGGCCTTGTTAAAAGAGCCAAGGCTATCATTAGCGACATGGCCAATGACCTCACTGCTGGTCTGCGGCGCCGATTATGGGATAAGTGAGCATAAACCgctttgtaaaaagaaaaaaaggtgaacGCCTGGGAACACTTTGACAACTTGTTACTACAAGGTTTAGGAGACAGCCGTGTAGATTTCATGCATTTTCCACATCCTGCAAGGTCAAAAATGTTATATtcctgttaaataaaaaagatgtTGCATCTGTCTTCTGGAGGCAACAAACTGCTGATTCATTTACGTCACATGTGTAGTTGCTGTGGAAACATAAGAACAAGCTGCTGATCGGCTATAATTTGATATGGAAGAATGGCGTCTTAATCACCGCACCAAATGGGGGATTATACCTTCTTATTCCTGTTTTACCATTCACCGTGttccctctctccctctctttaCTACAGTTCTTTAAAATGTTCAAGAACGTTTACGCCACACTTTAGCCACGGAGCTCTTCTGTAATGGAGGCGTCCTCGTCCTCTACTGTCACTTCAGACGGCCTGGAGGGGTCGGCATGTGAGGATTCGCCTTCCAGTGACCATCTCCTGACCCTGAAGGCCTTGACGGAGAGGCTGAGACTAGAGACCAGGAGACCTTCCTACCTGGAATGGAAAGCCAGGGTGGAGGCGAAACACTTCACAGGGTCCGGGGGCGGAAACGTCGAAGCGGAATCGGCCGACAAACGAGGGGACTCGAACGTGATTCGCTGCAAGTTGAGGTCAGGTGTCCTGAAGGCATTTGAGAACATCGACGAGGCTCTGAGTTGGCTCAGGAGAGAACTGGTAAGACGGCCGGAAAGTTCCCTAAAATCTTTTGTTTCATATTTTGCAACCCGTGTAGGCAGCAAGCAAGTTGGGCCTGAATGAACGACTTTATAGCAACCACAGTCAGGTTTTTTTCACAGCAGCCCATCTAGGCagaaaacaagatggccacgacTTATTGACCTAGCTACTACAATCcaatttaaaaattttaaaaaacttcttgcatttttatttttttaaaaacatgttttacagcAGCCCATTGAGTGCAGCAAATAAGTTGGGCCTGTATAAATGCCTTATTCACCTCTTTGCTCAGCGATTACAATCTAATCTTcactttattgttgtttattttgggtTCCCCTTTTCGACACAACCTGTTTAGGCAGCCAACTACCTGAAGGaatcatttatttaatgacaCAGGCACTACGATGACATCTTCACAATTATCctctttattttttgtgttgatttttttttccgtttCGGCAGCACACAAGTTTGACCTGTAAACATGACTTCCTCGCCTAATGACTTGACTAATGACTAATGACTAATCCTGTTGATTTTGTTTCCATTTACTACAGCAACCCATCGAGGCAGAAAACAAGTTAGGCCCAACTTATTTAATAACTTGTTACTGCAGTCTCATTTGtcacttttttcaaatttattttctgtttcaATTTTCCACAGCAGCCCATTTAGGCAGCAAACTAATTGGGTCTGACTGAAGGAACCATTTTATCACGTAAGCAGTACAGTCGATATATATATTCACATTTATTCTGtttgtgttgatttttttttttttttacagcagcccgttgaggcagcaaacaagtCTGACCTGTAGACATGACTTCTTGGCTTAAAGACGAAGCGGCTACAATCTAATATTCCTGGAgattttgtttccattttctaCAGCTCCCCATCTAGGCAGAAAACAAGTTGGGCCCGACTTATTAAATGACTTAGCTACTACAGTctaatttttcactttttctgtTTCGACAGCAAACACGTGTGACATGTAAACATGACTTGCTTAATGATTCAGGAGTTACAATCTAACAGgcctgtgcattttttttggtttccatTTTCTACAGCAGCCTGACTAGGCAGAAAACAAGCTGGGTAGTTTGATGTGGTCTCACTCGCACATGATATCATCATCAGCAGAAAAATCGATGCTCATATgatccgatatctcatttttatgccgatacCGGTCAACCaataatgtactgtacagtatttctagCCATAGCAGTTAGAATCCAACAGCCCTgtagatttgtttgtttctattttCTACAGCAACCCGTTTAGGCAGCATACAAGTTGGGCCTGACTTCAAGATAtttttgccatgaagttgtgtgacagccccatcagcagtgtagtacatcaacagcgacttaccccccacttggtcccctaagtccTGTTCTGGAAGGACGTAGTTgcaggtagtcgctggggttacacaagcaaagagtttggctcctcaaaacaatatgcgttcaaaagagtaatacatttgatcacaaaaatgcctcctccaaaaacatcagacctcacaaattgctcagcgttgtatttgtctcccgccatacCCCGACAAATAGActaaatataacgccgagcgatttgtgagatctgattttttcgagAGGGGGCCGAGTGGgcggtaagtcgctgttgatgtgCTGCACTGCTGGTGGGgacgtcacacaacttcatgtaaaaaaatcccaactatccctttaatgcctcatttatttcatgttcCAAACGCGTGTGGTTGCCTCCACTCTGCTCATCCATTCTTTCATTGGTGTTCATGGAGCGAGCACACAAAGAGGCACTGACTTCGCGACCGGTTTCCACCGTTTGCAAAAAGTCAGTGAACAAGTGATGtgagaaaaaaactgcactGATCTTTGCACATTCTGCAGGCCAGTGCACGGGAGTGACATCATGTCCGGAGAGTCCCACTGTGAGTTTTCTTTGTCAATTCGGTGACGACAACGAGGCCTGAGTGAAGACGCTTTGTGTAAATTTAGAGAGCAAGTGTCTCATCCGCTCTCGTCTGCACCTCTTCTTCTGTCCTCCAGGCCGAGATGCGCCTGCAGGACCAGCAGCTGGCGAGGCAGCTCATTCGCCTGCGTGGCGACATCAGCAAGATGAAGGTCGAGCAGGCGTGCCATCTGCATCGCCGCATGCTCAACGACGCCACCTATGGTCTGGAGGAGCGCGACGAGTTGGCCGACCTGCTGTGCGAGTGCCCCGTCACGCCGGGCCTCGGCTTATCAGCACCGCTGCGACTCATTGGCGTCACTAAGATGAACATTAACTCTCGACGTTTCTCGCTATGTTAGTAGTCGTAGAAGGCTAACCTGATGTTCTGTTACTAACCCGATATAGTAAAGTGAATGCTTGATAAACCTTTTTGCCCACCGGTGGGCAGAATATAGCTATATATGCGTATAAaacgttaaaaatgtattatttattcttatCAAGGGCAACAAATATTGTGTCCTCACACTGTCGTTGCCAGTTTGAGCCTATCCACATGCTTCTCGGATGAAAAGCAGACTCTATGCAGTGATTGTGATTACGATCACAAATCTCATATGTAATAAAAACAGTCACCTGCGTTGCTAACATTGCAGTTATACTCCCAGAGGCTTTACCTGATCCGTGATGACTAAGGTGATGCAGCCATTGACTTATTTTGGCGACGTCCTAACAGGTTAAACACTTCCTGCCTCTTCAACATGAGTCGTTCATCAATAAACCAAATGTTGACTTTGCAGACACTTGATTATGTCCCCGATCTAATTAGCATGGATCTTGTAAAGCTGCCCGGCTAGGAGTTAGTTAGTATAGCACATAGCCGACATGTACACATTTATACATATAACTGGTTTTACTCTGGTTTACCAGAAGCATTactttaagaaaaataaatgtattcctTACCTTACCAAAAAGACAGAAGGTGTGCTTGCAGTTTTTTGAGGGATTTAactaactttgttttgtttgctaaaTTTTATATTAGCTTTGTAATCGCCCTTCATATTCTtggaaacaaaatacaaaaatgaacatttgtcaCATCTGGTACGGGTGATCGAAGCAGCATAATTATCTTCTTGAAtagcaaaaatatgtttaaactAAGCAACACATTCAATTGAACGGCGTCTCATCAGAAGAATGGCGGACTTATGGGCGGGGTTCGGTGTGTGCTGCTCAGTGATTGGTCGGTCTGCATTCCCAGGGGATGTAGTTTCGCATAATCTTAATGGCAAATTCGGCTTTTCCCGTAATGAGCCGAGCAAAAAAAGgcgggatacattgtggttatattctaatttttggatgacgtgtgtgtgtgtgtgtgtgtctcctagaatctaaaattgtgtttttctgaATACAATTTTAGTCAAGTCAACACATACTCTAATGTAGCatttttaaatggtttgaatctaaaattgtgtttttctgaATACAATTTTAGTCAAGTCAACACATACTCTAATGTAGCATTTTTAAATGGTTTAACATATTAATCATATAGTTACCTTTTCTTTTGTGCAAGAAGACACAATAGCTGTAGTTTACCTGCAATGGTTTAAACCAACACGGGCATgaaattgatattttttaaacaagtaGCTGTATGCAAACGCTAAGCACACTAACCCAAACTGACAGTAAGCTTGCGAGATAAAACGCTCTTTTAATTGCCATGACATCGCCTCAATGACTCGCTTTAACCCTGTGCTTACTTTTTAATAAAGTCGCTCCAAATAAAGCACCAGAACAATTCAGTTCCGCTAACAATTGGATTAAGGATTAGCGTTACAGGAGGCCAATTAGGGTGCTTTCAAGTGCTGCGGGAGAAAGCGGTTTCACACCGTGTTAGAAAGAATTAATTAGGGCAGCTCAGCATCCAAACAATTAAGATGCTCTGTAGCACGAAGGcggttggacaggaagtgtctTATATCTGCACTGTGAAGTCATTTATTGTCATCATCGGAGGTTAGGTGtgttaaaaatgtcaacacagtaAACGCAACATCGGAGGGGGTTCCCAGGATGGAATGTGCTCAATTTTCATCGCTCAGTATTCCCAACTTTGATGGCATTAAGGATATGTCCACCTTGCTCGCCTTGACGGAACTCAAAGTGAAGTTTCACAGCAGGTTTAGGCGCATCAGAGCGCATGATCAGTCAGCGAGGATCACCATCCCACCCTAACCTTCACCTCTCAGGTCAGCTTCGCACCCCAAAAGTAAAGAGAAAAGGACCACAACAgcgttgaaaaataaaaagtcagagTTGCTGTTATTTAATCATAACCATTTGCACAACAGAGGCTGCGCTACGGTTTTAAAGGCACAATCAGGGATAAATGCCAAATGACCTGCATGAGAGTACGTCAACATTAGCCGCAAACTAACTGGCTTTGTCAAGAACACTTAATGAATAAAACTTTGACAGCATTTGGTGAGTCAGTTAGATTGAGTAAACACTGATAAATGATagtgtaaaagaaaaaacatttatataaggcagcaataataataataaaaccaaaTCTAATCAGTCTTTTTTGTGGCTACATAGCTGACAGCAGTGGCAGATACTGCCTATAAGTGGGTACAAAAATACTTGATTGCAAGTGCAGTTGTTTGACTTCATGTGTTGAGACAGTAAAGCAAATCTTCAGTGCCAACAAGCGTCACGTGATCACGCCGGTCGCATCACGGCGTCACCCCTTCTCCGTCCATACTGCAGCCGAGCGCTTCGATGTCATTGCTGATGTCGCTGATCATGCGGTCCCACTCGTCGCCCTCGGAGGTCTCCTGGCCCTCGTCGGAGGCGGCGCTGTCTCCACTGCTGCCCGCCGCCCCGTTGCCGTTGGTGGTGGAATCGGAGGCCGAGCTCGCCGCCCGGCGGTAGCGGCCAAAGCTGTCTGTGATGATGCCCCGGCCGTCTTTGACCCCGATGGTCTCCAGGAAGTTCTCGAAGTGCTGGCTGTCCTTCTCGGGTATGAAGGGACGCAGGCCTGTGAGATCAAGGACACATGATTTGGTTCAAATGTGTTATATTATagtggttaacttgtttttacgcTTGTGTGGTTTTGCTAATAGCAATGCTAAActtctttttatacttgaatGACAAATGTAAAAACTTGAGACACACAAtatcttttttccaaacagatacctttctgcttctcaagaccgactGGATAGCGATAACCAAACATTTTTAGATCaactttaaacattttttagatttaactgtagtttgtgtgcacctggaggtaagaaggactcaatATTTACTCAAAATTTGGATTTGACTGTACCTGTTGAGTCGTCGTAAttaaatatgatgacattactacCACCACATCTCTACTATCAGGACAACCACAGTActgtatagagggggaggagccatcTGATGCGGCCCAGCAtggtgcactatattcgggcacatgctccgagcagccgatATGAtcctacggaggtcaggagaatcGGCGTTTAGAGCGGAAGGAGCCGTCTGCTgcggcccagcaaagtgcaccgTATTCGGGGACACGCTCTGAGCAGCCAgtgtgatgccacggaggtctctggcaaaccttttgcacttttcaaatgccgtgacgctggtgtttcaggtagCTGATGAGGTGTTTTGTGTGCGCGATGGGGTTTGTTCCCCTCATCGTGGAGTAGTAAATGTAGTAAGTAAAGTAATGTAGTAAGTAAGTAAATGGAGTaagtaaatgtttgtttacaagtgaggtcaggctgttaacatcacaggcaggagaaaaaggagcacttgatttgctcacccgcactgTAGGGGTAATCTCGCCTAATtggagtgtttttatttttttaatgatctgatctatttttaatgttaacaGATTTATCGGTATTACTTCATAATATCGTATACCCCTAGTTAAAGCGTTACCTAAAACCTTgcatgtacagttaataaaggtgttacagattatttttatttgcatgaTTTCCTACAGGAACAATCCCAACAAACAGCATCCCAAAATAGAAGAGGTTTGTTCTTTGGGGCTGCACTTCTTTTTGAAGGGACCCTGCCAACAAAATAGGTCTTTAAGGTcaggaaattaaaaataaaacctgTCTGCTCCTAAAAAACTAGCTTTGTGATTAGatgatttgttgttttaatgcgTTCCAAGCTCAAATTGCCAAACAGTTCAACTACGTAGAGATGACACGTCTAGTGAAGAGCGGCCATACCGAGCAGAAGGAACTTCCTGCTGTCCCCGTAGAGCTGTCTCAGGTTAATGCAGAACTCGTGTACGGAGGCCCCGTTGCGGTATTCGTGGAGCAGAGTGGCAAATTGCTGAATCTCCTGGGAGGACAGCTTTGTGCGCAGCTAGTTGGAAGAGACAACGGAGCCCCATTAGCGTATTTACGCAAGCTTGATCCACAAAGAGTGAAGGGTGTAGCGGTTTGCATACTGTGGTCATGTAGTCCTGAAGCAGCTCTGCAGCCGTGGTGCTGAGCTCCCCTTCGCTCACCGTCTTCACCTGAGGAGAGGCCGGGCTGGAGGTGGACGGCG
Coding sequences within it:
- the lca5 gene encoding lebercilin, which produces MESKCDPIADDWSDNQSRRSLSSVHKKGRASSTKKQKHNKNFRDRIQDEKDISKNEIYPLDPDRDQMSDGDGGRGSKGPSYSDDYENESLSERSLSPFSRDRTLSPTPPTGVRRNQIPSSSPYNTGVQQRVRARPPRPGGRYRGVRSRSKESLPPKDLDPLTKQMLSGRLLKINELRNAHAELQLRIVELQKENRILKHLQLRQEKALQNYTDAENKISQMLSCHANETHVLRERLRRTQERERVAERRLKEKEAQLMRSQVTVGRMKKLVEQRELGAREELTCKLEEERARTQEVELKMKELERNMELSSSSHQRQLAAERRKMLIAQEEIKTLQKELDQLTNKLREKERELETKNIYAHRMGKLPLRKVTEGEPKSKLPSSTHVKGVQAQDRTCSPDFPSPPPAVIDAIENNDPAPDGYLSLKQLDKVDGPPETGKRPNQEQQQQHQKKTEDIRCTSEQEAKEEQPAGWDKAEKEDEERKIASFLTNLREGSSSRKSGHVQEEVDRWNQEAAEARRRKDQLLAKMREIDLQNEGVRKSVFGDSFASNTAPAEPPSSHVEDPSLAAGDGNREAGRRRSLRSQKSNEDLIFGSYIPSFGNSRSVPPAPVKEDGDSALEAIGVFSLKGAELDKKQASDDVTNNKKSILMQQLFGSLATPSGNTNKSDILDLSSNGVRSGPRSGRMSFSTSAPPSASLDARHVVESRPTVRAIASFDDDIEELIL
- the fam167ab gene encoding protein FAM167A, giving the protein MEASSSSTVTSDGLEGSACEDSPSSDHLLTLKALTERLRLETRRPSYLEWKARVEAKHFTGSGGGNVEAESADKRGDSNVIRCKLRSGVLKAFENIDEALSWLRRELAEMRLQDQQLARQLIRLRGDISKMKVEQACHLHRRMLNDATYGLEERDELADLLCECPVTPGLGLSAPLRLIGVTKMNINSRRFSLC